The genomic region TTTGGGGGACGGGTATCAAACTGAAGGGGCTActtcaaatttgtatttatttttcccttctgtaacAAAAGCACAGTAAAGGGGCCTGAGATATCTTTATGCATTCTAGCCAGCTATGTTCAAAATGTCTGATGGAGCTAATTTTTTATCTTGCTGGAAGATATCTCACTGtcatattaaaaatcttttctcatcTGTCTCTGCTCTTTCACAATTTGGTCATAATATTACTCTAAAGCAAAGTCAGAGCAGTTCTCAACCCATACTTGTCTTGAAGTTTGCTGCTTCGCTTTCAGACCTGAAGCCTTGTGTTCCTCAAAGCTTGTTTGTATTTAATCCAGCTAAACATGTTGATCTATTAAAGCTTAATATCTCCCTACAAAACTGCTGGCATTATAACTTGGAGGTATGTCAGAAATGCCCTCAGAGTGATGTTACAGAGGTCACTGAACACAGCAAaactaaaactttttaaaaaaaaataaactagtcACACTGGTGAGTTCATCTGCCTGTAGCATTTCTATTGATGTTCACGGCATTCCAGGCTCAAGAGGTCTGGGGAGTTTAGTCTTCTATTTTTGGGAGTAAATTCTGCCCAGAACTAACATTATTTAAACTAACTCAGTCTAACTAACTTGCATTTACCTAAGAGGCCAATAAACAGTTTGCTGCCAGAGCAGAAAGCCGCTTGTGGTGTCCCACTGGCAAATGCAgtagggtgggtttttttagagcCCGTCTCTGTGCCCAGGGCTGCACTggagctgcaggctggagcTGGGTTGTGGTGCAGGACAGCCTGCTTAGTGGTTACAGGTCAGGGTCACAGCAAGATGTGAACCAATTCACTGCTGTCCAGGACAGAACTAGAGCGGGGCAGATGCTGAAACCCCAGTCTGCTCTCTGTGTGAATGTCTGCTGCAGAAAGTGCCTTCATTATCTCTGCCAAACTTAATTGTATTGATCTTCTCAATATGGTTCAGTCTGAATGTTTTCACTTCTAATCTTGTTATATCAGAGTTGTAGAAAGCAAAAACGTTTCAGTCTTCTAAAGGGACAATATAGTTTCTGCTTTGCTCAACTTTAActagagtatttttttcttactaaagAATATTGTTTTAATACCTCTGTCATCTATAGGTCATTGGTAAGGGGACTGTATTTGGGCATAGTGATAGTGTTATTTTGATAACACTTTTTGTGTTGGATCAGTATCACCATAAATGTGGTTTGGTTATTTGTAACTACAGCTATCTCCCTGCAGGTTACAGCTGATAGGAGATACTGAGTGATAGGAATTCTTTGTCTTTGGTTTTATGCTGGGTAGCCTGTCTCTCCTGCAGCCGCACGAGAAACTGCAGCTTTGCTGCCTAGCGCTCCTGAGCCTCAACAAATGCTGTGTGTCTTTGTTCACACCACTCTGTTAGGATGCAAAGACTAACCACTTCTTTCGTAACTAATTATGGGCCAAACTGAAAATTGCTCAGGGTACCAGCATTCCAGCATATGATTATTTGCAAACTGCTGAATTTACCTGAGtcagaagtgtttttaaaatgaagttgagGTTGAGAATATATGTTGAcaaatcagaagcaaaaaagaagctGCATACTCTAGTTATTGGGGGGGAAAAATAGAGAGCAAAAGGCAGAATTGCTTTTGAGATACCTGGAATATCAGTTGTGGTAACACCCAGTCAGCTTTAATCCTGTCCTTATGGCTATGCcaacttctttctctctgtacCTTGGGCTTTGTCTAATGATGCATGACTGTTCTCTGGGACATCTCATGTGGCCAAGAGAAGAGCAGAACTAGCACATCTGTATGTGTGGGTTGATCATCAGCTATGaataactttgaaattattatCTTTGACATAGCAAACTTTCTAAAAgttgaaagactgaaagataTCCAGGagtttcattcttcttttaattaaaatcaaattattagAACTACATGCAAGTCACAGTTCTACATGAATTTGTAATATTCAGCGTGGTAACATATGACTGGTTCTGGAAAAGGCAGTATATTCTTATTTGGTTGACACATAGGTGTAACGAGTAAGATTATGTAGAGCTTCATTAAGAGACCTGGAAGTGTGAAGAACCACCTGTATCCTGACATTTCTAATACCTTTGTAATGCAAGTAAATTGCCTGACAGAAAACCAAGGTAAAAGGGAATGTGTCCCTGTAAATCAGTAAGCATTTAACACTGCTTTTCTGGCTTCTTCACAAAGTGGATCCAACTTGCCATCACCTcctaaaggagaaaaacacaatTTACAAAGTATATGCAAGtaaatttattcttattttatatttctactTCTTATCCTAGCATGTATATTCCTTTGCATTCTCCCTCACAGCTCTTGAACGCAGCTTGGCTCTACCCTGGTTAGCTGTATAATCTGAGCTTGATTCAGCTTTGGCCTGGAGTTGAAGCAGAGCAAAAAGTGAATGCAGCAGTGCAGGTGGTTCAGCAGACCATAGCATGGCCTATTAGCCAGTACTTCACTGTCCTGCGTAGGTCTAGGATTGGGACAAAAAAAGATGTCTTTTGTTGGAAGAAATTTCCAACTGGAACCTCCCAGTTCCTGGCCTGTCTGCCTTCCTTGCAGGAAGGTGAAACCAACCAAGCTGTGGTGCTGGAAATGCCGTTATCCTTGgtcagttttctgcttttgctccacaactcctgtccccagccctaGAGAGGCTGTTGAAAAGTCAGGAAGTGAGCAGCAGTGGCTTTCAGCCTTTCTCTGCAAGCCATATGCACAGGAGATGAGGAAACTTGAGCCCTGAACTCCTTGTCTCACCTGCAgcaaaaaatgataaaaaaccTACTCTCTGTGAGGCACTGAAATGGTATTATCTATGTTTTGCTGGGGGGGTGTTgcagtttaaccccagccagcaactaagcaccacacagctgcttgctcactcccccctggtgggatgggggagagaatcagaagagcaaaagtgagaaacctcgtgggttgagataaagacagtttaatagggaaagcaaaagccatgcacgcaagcaaaccaaaacaaggaattcatttactccttcccgtgggcaggcaggtgcacagccatctccaggaaagcagggctccatcacgcgtaacggttacttgggaagacaaacgccatcactccaaacgtcccccccttccttcttcttccaaaagctttgtatgctgagcatgatgtcatatggtatggaatagccctttggccagttggggtcagctgtcccagctgtgtcccctcccagcttctcgtgcacctggcagagcatgggaagctgaaaagtccttgatttagtataagcactacttagcaacaactaaaacatccctctgttatcaacactgttttcagcagagatccaaaacatagccccatactagttactatgaagaaaattaaccctatcccagccaaaaccaggaggggaagacaaaaaacccaaagaaactaAGGcccaagcaaagaaaaatatttgctattttgaaagcaaatggaTGTCCTAATACCTCTGTGGACTGAAACCTAGCAGGTTTTCTTGTGATTGTGTGCTGGTGCACATAGGAAGGCCCTAAACAGTGCTCTCCCAAGCATGGCCCTAACTCCCAGACCATCCTCTCTTCCTGACTGTGCCCCTTCAAACTGCCTCAAATACAAAGGAGTGCAGAGCTTAAAAGTGTTAATGTTAACAGAACCTGGACTGTTTATGCCTTAAGAAACGctcatttcaaaatgtaagtGCTTTCAGCAAGAGACTGCAATGAATAAAACTCTGTACTTGCCAAAATCCAGGCCATTGATGTTGCAGTGAAACAGTTTCCCTGTTGACCACCAGCTCTATAGCATTCCAGTCCGGTATCTGTTCCAGAATAAGCTGATGTCCATCTGCCTGCAGGACAACTGGAAAAGGGCAAATAAGCAGTGGCGAGTACTGTATTTGCTTGGTTTCTTGTGAACTCCAAGTATATCTAAGTTTTAGCACTTACGAGGGCAAGGAACAAAAAATGGTGTTAATGTATTTAAGTGCTGTACAAAACTCCCCACAAATCCTATCAGCTTTAATCTCTGGCTTCACTATTATTACATTAATGGATCTCCTTTGAATGAAGCCTCCACCCTCTGTCATTTCTAGTTCTAGCAGtaaaaggcaagaaattaaTTATGTACTTGTATTTGCTATTaactggcacagcagctgtaaGAAACacaatgcatttatttgcaaGTACCATGGAATAAGTCtaaattcaaaagaaatctCCAATAAACATTAAGATGGTGCTATAGAACAGCTGGAACATAAAGTGAACAACCTTGATAACCCAATTGTTCATTGATGCATAATTCATTTCACATAATTCAATTCCTCAGGACATTAAAGACTTGAGATTTTGTGAAGCTGAGAATCAAACCAGGAAGGACAAAATCCTCTCTCGACCCACATACTTGGTTAGATGAATTAGGTGTTTTTTGGGTTTATTACGGTATATTGTATAGTGGTGTTGCAAATTATTCAGAACTGGGGAAATAAGAGAACTGGCTGATAATGCAATTCCAGCAACACAGAAATGCCACGTGCTTCTGCCTGGGCCCccctagatttatttttttttaaattcatcttaTTCTATTGACTTATGTTACAAGGCAGAAGCAGATTCCTAAATAGTCAAACATTCAGGGTCTTGCCTTTCCAGGTTTTTATCAGCTATGCGTTAAGGCCGAGACAGCATACTCACCAATACACATCAGTGATTTTGGCAGGTAGAGGTACCGCTTCCTCTACCCCAGTTCCACTGCAGCTGTATGACTTGCAAGGGCTGGTGTTTCTCAAACATTTAACCTAACTGTGCCCACCTGTGACAGCTGTTTGCAGCATTTTAGTTCAACTCATTCAAAAACTACAGAAAGTGGCTGAGGAAAGGAGCCTGGTTCATAAAGCAGCAtgctttcagcttctgctgctgttttgtcaTCCTCATCAGATAGTTCTCACTGCTTTCTAGGAAACTTTAATGGCAACATCTGACaattcatatttataaaatggaTAAGAGATGACTTCTCTGTACTGTTGgctctaaattaaaaaaaccccacatactAGTTTCCCTAGGTTGAGGCCTGGTCTCTCTCGGTCCATGTCAGGTGCATTGCAATGATCTAGCAACCCCAGTAAGAGAATTTGAGTGAGTTGCCAGCAGGCTTTATATTGCATTAACTCATGCTCTTTGTAAGTTTCCAGTGTCAACCAAATACTGATTTGTCCAATCCTGagtttatctttcttttttgttgcaCCTATGTGACCTAAAGCGTTTATAATCATAAAATTTGACTTATGCGAATACGTTAGAGAACACATATAATTTGACTTACCTTGCAACTTTAGATGGATTTTGCTAGGCAGAAACTTTTATTATGTATCCTCTTACAGATGGAAAGCATTAGAATGGAGAAAAACTGTTGCTCATTCCCTAATAAACAGAATTCATgatgaatcagaaaaaaacagctacaCCTTCTTCTGTGGGTGTCACTGCAACTTTAGGTATGGATAGTAAACTTCTGCAGTCCTAGCCAACTCCGATGATACCCTGAGGCACGGCTCCTGTTGGATCTTAGTGAGGCCGTCTCAAGCCCCGCAGCAATGCTCTGAGGGGCACAGCCTGGGCAGCTCCTCACGCACGGCTCCGGCTGGAGCCCGGCTGCGGGCGCCGGAAGGCGGCGGGAGCTCTGCTCCCAAACTGGGCACCACTGGTCCCAAACTGGGCCCCGCTGCCCCTGGCGCCTGGGGTACCTGCCTCCTTCCTTATTTAATTGCTGGGAATTATAGGTGAGCGGTAAGCAACAAAGGGTGCTTTGTACTCCCAAGTACTTTGCTTTATAATTTGAATTTGAGCTTAAACATTTTCACCTTTATGAGTTTGTTTCAGACTGTGTTTTTAATGAGGTTTGTgtaattggaaaagaaaaaaatatacacagtGTAATACAAGCTTATTTTAGCAAACATAGAAGATGGGAGTGTTTGTGCTTTCTGAGGCATATTTAAGGCATATTTCTGAGGCAGCTCTGTCCTTTGTCACACACGTAAAGCAACTGCTGGAGCCTCCCTTTGCAGCCTGCGAGCCGTGCAGCTCCGAGTCCCCTCCGTGCAGCGTCACCACAGAGAAACCGCAGCAAAAGGCGCCTGCTGGGCCTCCGCGCAGCGCTGGGCCCTGTCCCAGCTGCCTTCGCCTGCCGCACCTCCCCTCCTTCAGGGGGAAAGCAGAGCGCGGCTCCGGCTGGAAAACAGCCGGGCGGTCGCGGCGGTGGGGCCCGTTTTTAGCCGGCCGCGCTGCGGGGTCCCAGTCGCGGGACGGGCTGTGTCGCCCCAAGGCACGGGGGGCTTGGGGCTCCGGCCGGTGCTGCCGACTGAGCCGGCTGCTGCGGGCCCCCCCGCACCTCGCAGGCCCTGCGGGCGGGAGGCGCCGGGCGCGGCTGCGGGCCGGCCCGTGCCGCACGGCGGCCAGCGCGCCCCGCGCCGTGGCGCCCGGCCTGGCGGGGCGCGCGGCGCGCCCGTTGGGAGCCGTTGGGAGCCGTTAGCGGTGCCGTCCCGCCTCCCCTCCCGTCagctgccggcggcggcgcaGGGGGGTGGCGGAggggcggcggtggcggggcgAGGTGGGCTtgcgggggcagggggctgcctgGCACAAAAAGGCGACA from Ciconia boyciana chromosome 8, ASM3463844v1, whole genome shotgun sequence harbors:
- the C8H10orf53 gene encoding LOW QUALITY PROTEIN: UPF0728 protein C10orf53 homolog (The sequence of the model RefSeq protein was modified relative to this genomic sequence to represent the inferred CDS: inserted 2 bases in 1 codon), yielding MDRERPGLNLGKLADGHQLILEQIPDWNAIELVVNREXLFHCNINGLDFGGDGKLDPLCEEARKAVLNAY